Proteins from a single region of Sediminitomix flava:
- a CDS encoding rubredoxin, with amino-acid sequence MIRHKNIVRRFTLGGLISISEVLKITATAEEMGARFLQLGSRQDILFSIKDFKDVNGNIVTLKHIQTSKPRQGESHNIQSSFITHSIIESTTEWLTEDVYRSVLTSFPLHPSVKINVTDPKQTLVPLFAGHLNFVASEIPNYWFFFIRKMNEYDALWSCPNLIHSHQLSKITKYIESNELIESVTDWDSEWEHISKSLGLRQQYDATQFEYHNKPFSCYEGFHKVDSNNYWLGLYWRDNKISISFLKALCALCLNNQIDELRISPWKSLIINGISEVHLKIWDKLLGKFGINIRHSALELNWHLPVMDESALALKNYIVRCLHKQDISTHGLSFSIKSNERFTFTPVVIERTFTNSNWEHDSYNILYAHNYDPSTLTYHPFVKEVSKEVIPPLLSEISENYYLQLEGQESAGTDKYKTVYQCTNCFEYYQEHQLQVESMLLMSFQELPKEFCCTNCGAGKKSFIEMIEEVK; translated from the coding sequence ATGATAAGACACAAGAATATTGTTAGGAGATTTACCTTAGGAGGCTTGATATCGATTTCCGAAGTATTAAAAATAACTGCTACAGCTGAAGAAATGGGTGCTAGATTTTTGCAGTTAGGTTCTCGACAAGATATTCTGTTTTCAATAAAGGATTTTAAAGATGTAAATGGAAATATTGTCACTTTAAAGCATATTCAAACGAGTAAACCAAGACAAGGGGAAAGTCATAATATTCAAAGTTCTTTTATTACTCATAGTATTATTGAAAGTACTACAGAATGGCTTACAGAAGATGTTTATAGATCAGTATTAACTTCATTTCCTCTCCACCCTTCTGTAAAAATCAACGTCACAGACCCAAAGCAAACGTTAGTACCTTTATTTGCGGGGCATCTTAATTTTGTCGCTTCAGAAATTCCTAATTATTGGTTTTTCTTTATTAGAAAGATGAATGAATATGATGCTTTATGGTCTTGTCCAAACCTTATTCATAGTCATCAGCTGTCTAAAATTACCAAGTATATAGAGAGTAATGAGTTAATTGAATCGGTAACAGATTGGGATAGCGAATGGGAACACATTAGTAAGTCATTAGGTTTAAGGCAACAGTATGATGCAACTCAATTTGAGTACCATAACAAGCCTTTTTCATGTTATGAAGGTTTTCATAAAGTAGATTCTAATAATTATTGGTTGGGGCTGTATTGGAGGGATAATAAAATATCTATTTCATTTTTGAAAGCCTTGTGTGCTCTTTGTTTAAATAATCAGATCGATGAATTAAGAATAAGTCCTTGGAAGTCTTTAATTATAAATGGGATTTCTGAGGTGCACCTCAAAATTTGGGATAAGCTACTAGGGAAGTTTGGAATTAATATTCGTCATTCTGCATTAGAGCTAAATTGGCATTTACCTGTAATGGATGAAAGCGCTTTAGCGCTCAAAAATTATATAGTCAGGTGTTTGCATAAGCAAGATATAAGCACGCATGGATTAAGTTTTTCTATTAAGAGTAATGAGCGTTTTACGTTTACTCCAGTGGTTATAGAACGAACGTTTACAAACAGTAACTGGGAGCATGATTCCTATAATATTCTTTATGCTCATAATTATGATCCTAGTACATTAACGTATCACCCTTTTGTGAAAGAAGTTTCTAAAGAGGTGATTCCTCCATTGCTTTCTGAAATCAGTGAGAATTATTACTTACAATTAGAGGGGCAAGAAAGTGCTGGTACTGACAAATACAAAACAGTATATCAGTGTACTAATTGCTTTGAATATTATCAAGAACATCAGCTCCAAGTAGAGTCAATGCTGTTGATGTCTTTTCAAGAGTTGCCAAAAGAGTTTTGTTGCACAAATTGTGGAGCAGGCAAAAAAAGCTTTATTGAAATGATAGAAGAGGTGAAATAA
- the aroC gene encoding chorismate synthase, protein MNSFGHIFRITTFGESHGKAIGVTIDGCPAGVEVDETFIQSELDRRKPGQSKITTQRKEADHVEILSGVFEGVTTGTPIMMLIWNKDQKSKDYGHIKDQFRPSHADYTYQEKYGVRDYRGGGRSSARETAARVAAGALAKLFLKSKGIECTAYVTQAGPVKLEKHYSELDFGNIESNIVRCPDAEVAEAMITYIDGIRKDRDTVGGVVDCVIKGVPVGLGEPVFDRLHAELGKAMLSINAVKGFEIGSGFDGVSMRGSEHNDPFYKDEDGNIKTTSNYSGGVQGGISNGQDIYFRTAFKPVATIMKDQDSVDKFGNEVTVSGKGRHDPCVVPRAVPIVEAMSAIVIADFWLRAKSNKA, encoded by the coding sequence ATGAATAGTTTCGGACACATATTCAGAATAACCACATTTGGAGAATCTCATGGAAAAGCAATTGGTGTAACTATTGATGGTTGCCCTGCAGGAGTTGAAGTTGATGAAACTTTTATCCAATCTGAGTTAGACAGACGTAAGCCTGGTCAATCTAAGATTACCACTCAGCGAAAAGAGGCTGATCATGTTGAAATTTTATCGGGTGTATTTGAAGGCGTAACTACAGGTACGCCTATCATGATGTTGATCTGGAATAAGGACCAAAAAAGTAAAGATTATGGCCATATTAAAGATCAGTTCAGACCTTCACATGCCGATTACACTTATCAAGAAAAATATGGTGTTCGTGATTACAGAGGTGGAGGACGTAGTTCTGCAAGAGAAACTGCTGCACGTGTAGCAGCAGGTGCTTTAGCGAAATTATTCTTGAAGTCTAAAGGTATAGAATGTACAGCTTATGTAACCCAAGCTGGGCCTGTAAAGCTTGAAAAGCATTATTCGGAATTAGACTTTGGTAATATTGAATCTAATATTGTTAGATGTCCTGATGCTGAAGTCGCGGAAGCAATGATTACCTATATCGATGGAATTCGTAAGGATAGAGACACTGTAGGTGGAGTTGTTGATTGTGTGATCAAAGGTGTTCCAGTAGGCTTGGGAGAGCCTGTGTTTGACCGTTTGCATGCAGAACTTGGGAAAGCGATGCTTAGTATAAATGCAGTCAAAGGTTTCGAAATTGGAAGCGGTTTTGACGGTGTTTCAATGCGTGGTTCGGAACATAATGATCCATTTTATAAAGATGAGGATGGAAATATAAAAACCACAAGTAATTACTCTGGAGGTGTGCAAGGTGGTATTTCCAACGGACAAGATATTTATTTCCGTACAGCTTTTAAGCCTGTCGCTACGATCATGAAAGATCAAGATAGTGTGGATAAGTTCGGGAATGAGGTTACGGTTTCAGGAAAAGGGCGTCATGACCCTTGTGTAGTGCCTAGAGCTGTTCCGATTGTTGAAGCTATGTCGGCAATCGTTATTGCAGATTTTTGGCTAAGAGCAAAGTCTAACAAAGCGTAA
- a CDS encoding SDR family oxidoreductase, which translates to MKRILITGSNGLLGQKLLKLFSKSAYQKKYKIIACSRGDDRYIDTGYDFISLDITDQDAVEKVISEQKPDYVIHTAAITRVDDCENDREKAIQTNQNATTYLLAACEKIGSFFLYVSTDFIFSGEKSMLIEEDEAEPVNFYGETKLWSEKATMKYKHDWAIARTVLVYGVVKDMSRSNLLLWVEKSLKNNTPIKVVSDQWRTPTYADDLALGCALIIENHAKGIFHISGEELMTPYDMAIQTADYLGLDKNLISATNASEFKEVGKRPPKTGFNIQKAKTTLGFQPLSFFEGMKKMFEETSIISKSEY; encoded by the coding sequence ATGAAGCGAATTCTGATCACTGGAAGTAATGGATTACTCGGGCAAAAACTCCTGAAACTTTTTTCAAAAAGTGCTTACCAGAAAAAGTATAAAATAATCGCTTGCTCTAGAGGAGATGATAGATATATAGATACTGGCTATGATTTTATCTCATTAGATATCACAGATCAAGACGCAGTTGAGAAAGTAATAAGTGAACAAAAACCAGATTATGTTATTCATACTGCTGCAATTACTCGTGTAGATGACTGTGAGAATGATCGTGAAAAAGCCATACAAACAAATCAGAATGCAACTACCTATTTATTAGCAGCCTGCGAAAAAATAGGCAGTTTCTTTTTATACGTTTCCACGGATTTCATTTTTTCAGGTGAAAAGTCAATGCTCATAGAAGAAGATGAAGCCGAACCCGTCAATTTTTATGGAGAAACAAAACTGTGGTCTGAGAAGGCTACAATGAAATATAAACATGATTGGGCAATTGCTCGTACAGTCCTTGTTTACGGAGTTGTAAAAGATATGAGTCGCTCCAATTTATTGTTATGGGTAGAGAAAAGTCTCAAGAATAACACTCCTATAAAAGTAGTTTCGGATCAATGGCGAACACCTACTTATGCAGATGATTTGGCTCTCGGCTGCGCACTTATCATCGAGAATCATGCAAAAGGAATTTTCCATATCTCTGGAGAAGAATTGATGACGCCATACGACATGGCTATTCAGACAGCAGATTACTTAGGACTTGATAAAAATCTGATTTCGGCGACAAATGCCAGCGAATTTAAAGAAGTTGGTAAGCGTCCACCCAAGACAGGCTTCAATATTCAAAAAGCCAAGACCACTTTAGGCTTTCAGCCTTTATCATTTTTTGAAGGAATGAAAAAAATGTTTGAGGAAACCTCTATTATTTCAAAATCAGAATATTAG
- a CDS encoding HU family DNA-binding protein: MTKAEVITEIANQTGIDKAEVTRTVETFFKVVKNRMADGENIYVRGFGSFVNKKRASKIGRDISKNKAIKIDAHYIPSFKPSKAFVEKVKKSDRVWLANEEAK; the protein is encoded by the coding sequence GTGACAAAGGCAGAGGTAATCACAGAGATTGCAAATCAGACAGGGATTGATAAAGCAGAGGTAACAAGAACTGTAGAGACATTCTTCAAAGTAGTGAAGAATAGAATGGCTGATGGAGAAAATATCTACGTTAGAGGCTTCGGTTCTTTTGTTAATAAGAAAAGAGCAAGTAAAATAGGTCGTGATATCTCTAAAAATAAAGCGATCAAAATCGATGCTCACTACATTCCTAGCTTTAAACCTTCGAAAGCTTTCGTTGAAAAAGTGAAGAAAAGTGACCGTGTGTGGTTAGCAAACGAAGAAGCTAAATAA
- a CDS encoding tetratricopeptide repeat protein, whose product MRSPQLLILAGAVVASIGLFFMPRAVLKNNDKQVESTTSESTMEEASHMPIPANQAQEINDLQKQLASAEGEKAAEIKEKLIGAYAVASRFDSAAFYAEELYVQSSEEDPYLYQAANLYYDAFTFAVKEGRSKYFGEKAQELMGKYLESHPDSLDMEVKLGMTYINSQGPMQGVMKIREVLQKDPNHRLALFNLGLLSMRSGQFDKAKGRFEKLVSLDQNDFQSRFYLGVSMKELGDIDSAKKELLYIKEHTADPTILQTVDTYLSELSQ is encoded by the coding sequence ATGCGTTCACCCCAACTTCTCATTTTAGCAGGTGCTGTTGTAGCATCAATTGGCCTTTTCTTTATGCCAAGAGCCGTATTGAAAAACAATGACAAGCAAGTTGAATCAACAACTTCAGAGTCAACTATGGAAGAAGCTAGCCATATGCCTATTCCGGCCAATCAAGCACAAGAAATTAATGATTTGCAAAAACAATTAGCTTCAGCAGAAGGTGAAAAAGCTGCTGAAATTAAGGAAAAGCTTATTGGAGCTTACGCTGTAGCAAGTCGATTTGATAGCGCTGCCTTTTATGCAGAAGAATTGTATGTTCAATCTTCAGAAGAAGATCCTTATTTATACCAAGCAGCGAACCTTTATTACGATGCATTTACTTTTGCAGTAAAAGAAGGACGTAGCAAATATTTTGGTGAAAAAGCACAAGAGTTGATGGGTAAATACCTTGAATCGCATCCAGACTCATTAGATATGGAAGTAAAACTAGGTATGACTTATATCAATTCTCAAGGGCCAATGCAAGGGGTAATGAAGATCCGAGAGGTCTTACAAAAAGATCCGAATCATAGATTAGCACTATTTAATTTAGGACTTCTATCTATGCGATCAGGGCAGTTTGATAAGGCAAAGGGACGTTTTGAAAAACTTGTTTCCTTGGATCAAAATGATTTTCAAAGTCGTTTTTATTTGGGTGTAAGTATGAAAGAACTTGGCGACATTGATTCGGCTAAAAAAGAACTTTTATACATCAAAGAGCATACTGCTGATCCAACCATTTTACAAACAGTAGATACCTATTTGAGTGAGCTTTCACAATAA
- a CDS encoding Rne/Rng family ribonuclease produces the protein MSNELVINSAQNGGRIALLRDKSLVELHYENDTDKFTVGDIYLGVVRKVVPGLNAAFIDIGYEKDAFLHYLDLGPRVRSLQKYIKLAQGKNGKYLSPKLGKFRMEPEIDKLGKINEVFKQNQKILVQVVKEPISTKGPRLSCELSIAGRYLVLVPFSNSINISKKVTDSAERKRLLRLISSIKPDNFGVIIRTVAEGQDVAELDKDLRNLLAKWTKGVETLKSAKPRQKVVGEMSKATSMLRDMLNESFDSITVDDASTHDEIKNFIHQIAPEKENIVKLYSGKAKIFEHYGIEKQLKVLFGQTVSLPNGGYLVIEHTEALHVIDVNSGNKSNSESDQETTAFNVNIEAGTEIARQLRLRDMGGIIVIDFIDMKKAEHRKKVYDHMRKEMKSDRSKYTILPLSKFGLMQITRQRVRPELNIVTQEKCPSCGGTGKISASIIIPDQIEGHLDYILAKQNEKKVTLYVHPFLFAYFKNGFPSRQMKWFLQYYRWVKIVEDSSLGISDYRFQNSRGEQIELS, from the coding sequence TTGAGTAATGAATTAGTCATCAATTCAGCTCAAAATGGCGGCCGTATAGCTCTCTTACGAGATAAAAGTCTTGTAGAACTTCATTATGAAAATGATACAGACAAGTTTACCGTAGGAGATATTTATTTGGGAGTAGTTCGGAAAGTAGTTCCGGGACTCAACGCAGCTTTTATCGACATTGGCTACGAAAAAGATGCCTTTTTACATTATTTGGACTTAGGTCCAAGGGTAAGGTCATTGCAAAAATACATCAAACTTGCTCAAGGGAAGAATGGGAAATATCTCAGCCCCAAATTAGGTAAGTTTAGGATGGAACCCGAGATTGATAAACTCGGTAAAATCAATGAAGTATTTAAGCAAAACCAAAAAATACTAGTACAGGTTGTAAAAGAACCTATCTCCACAAAAGGACCTCGTCTTTCTTGTGAACTATCCATCGCTGGAAGATATTTAGTATTAGTTCCCTTTTCAAATTCAATCAACATATCTAAAAAGGTAACCGATTCTGCTGAAAGAAAACGTCTTCTAAGACTAATTTCATCCATCAAGCCAGACAACTTCGGGGTTATTATTAGAACCGTAGCTGAAGGGCAAGATGTAGCCGAACTAGATAAAGACTTACGAAACTTACTAGCAAAGTGGACTAAAGGCGTAGAGACACTCAAAAGTGCAAAACCTCGTCAGAAAGTAGTAGGGGAAATGAGCAAAGCAACTTCTATGTTGCGTGATATGCTCAATGAAAGCTTCGATAGTATCACCGTTGATGATGCCTCTACTCATGATGAGATCAAGAACTTTATCCATCAAATTGCCCCAGAAAAAGAAAATATAGTTAAGCTATATTCAGGCAAAGCCAAAATTTTTGAGCATTACGGAATTGAAAAACAACTAAAGGTGCTCTTCGGACAAACGGTAAGTTTGCCCAACGGAGGGTATCTAGTAATTGAACACACGGAGGCTCTTCATGTTATTGACGTGAATAGCGGTAATAAGTCCAACTCTGAGAGCGATCAAGAAACCACGGCATTCAATGTAAATATTGAAGCAGGTACAGAAATCGCTAGACAACTTAGACTCAGAGATATGGGAGGTATCATAGTGATCGACTTCATTGATATGAAGAAGGCAGAACATCGCAAAAAGGTCTACGACCATATGCGTAAAGAGATGAAATCTGACCGATCTAAATACACGATCCTTCCTTTAAGTAAGTTTGGACTTATGCAGATTACTCGTCAAAGAGTAAGACCTGAACTAAATATTGTAACCCAAGAAAAGTGCCCTTCTTGCGGAGGAACCGGTAAAATATCTGCTTCGATCATTATTCCAGATCAAATAGAAGGTCATCTGGATTATATCTTAGCGAAACAAAACGAGAAAAAGGTTACGCTTTATGTGCACCCATTCTTGTTTGCCTATTTCAAAAACGGTTTCCCTTCAAGACAAATGAAGTGGTTCTTGCAATATTACAGATGGGTTAAGATCGTAGAGGATTCCTCTTTGGGAATATCAGATTACCGCTTCCAAAACAGTCGTGGGGAGCAAATAGAACTATCCTAA